The DNA window GATCCGCGCCGCGTCGCCGGCGAGCGCCTCGGCGGGTGCCACTCGGCGGGCGAAGGCGCGGTGAACTGTCGGCATCACGGGTGACTGCATGATTCTCCGTTCAGCGTCCGGACCGGGCGTACCGGTCGGCCGGGCCGACCCGCGTCCCAGCGAAGGCACCTGCCGTGCGTCGCAGGCAGGCGCCGATGACCTGGTCGAGCTGGGCCAGTCGGACCGTCCACGACCGGAGGGCCTGGCGCCCCTCGGCGGTGAGCTCGTAGCGCCGGCGTGCCGGCCCCGCCCCGGCGGTCTCCCACACGGAGATCAGCGAGCGATCGCGTTCCAGGCCGCGCAGCACCCGGTAGACCTGGCCGGGCTCCACATCGGGCATCCCCATCGCGCTGAGCCGGTCGATCAGGTCGTAGCCGTGGCCGGGCCGCTCGAGGATCAGGAGAAGGAGAAACGGAGGTAGCAGGCCGCGCAGCTCACGTCCGTACATGCCACTCCCTCCCGGTGCAGGGCACCGCTCTCTCCTGAAGCTAAACACGCTTTCTCCCGTAAAGAGGACGATTGCCCGGTTTGCGGGCGGCCACCACCCCCGATGCGGCGTGGCACCAGCCGTGGGCTTCAGCCCAGCCTCACGTCGGCTCGCCACCGCGCGGCGCCGCGTCCACCTTCTCCACCGGGTCGGCTTCGTCACCCTCCCGCTGCCGGCGACGGTCGCGCCTGCGCTCGACCAGCGCCGCGACGAGCAACGAACCGGCGGCTGCCGCCCGTCCCCACCGGCGCAGGGCGGCCCGCACCGGCCCGGGCGGACGCGGTGGTGGCGGCCCCGGCACCACGACCCGGTCCACGCCCGGGTACGCCAGCCGAGCGGCCTCGACCGCCTCCTCCTCCGACACCGCGACCCGGTTGACGGTGAGCACGAGCCGCCGGGCCTCGTCGCGGTAGCGCCACCGCCACACCTCCCCCTCCGGCCACAGCTCGATCCGCTCGCCCGGCCGGTCCGGCGCGGGGATCTCGGGTTCGTCGTCGCGCACCGAGGGTCGGTGGGAGGGACGGCCGGCACGGCGCAGGTCGGCCCGGGTGAGGTCGCCGAGCGAGGTCGCGTCGCCGCCGCGCAGCGCCCGGGCGGTCAGGAACGCGACCGCGCCGGTCAGGATCGGCAGGGCGAGCACCAGGACCCGGAAGAGGTACAGCAGGTCGTAGACCGGCACCCCGAGCAGCCGGGCCAGGACGTCGTCGCCCGCGGCCACCACGAGTACCGCGAAGAAGGTCAGGGCGGCCACGCCGACGCCGATCCGCACGGGGTGGTCCCGGGGCCGGTCGAGCAGGTGGTGCGGGCGGCGGTCGCGCGTGCCCAGCCGCTCGGCGAACGGCCAGACGTAGAGGGCCAGGAAGGCCAGCCCGCCGAGCACGACGCCGGGGAAGAACGGCGCCGGCACCAGGTAGCCACCGATGCGGAACTCCCAGGGCGGGAACAGGCGCAGCGCGCCGTCGCCCCAGGCGACGTACCAGTCCGGTTGCGCCGGCGAGGTGGACTGGGCCGGCTCGAACGGTCCGTAGAGCCACACCGGGTTGATCTGGGCCAGGCCGCCGAGGGCGAACAGCACCGCCAGGACCCAGGCGAAGAGGGCGAGCGAGCGCAGGGTGTAGCTCGGCCACAGCCGTGACCCGACCACGTTGTGCTCCGTCCGGCCCGGACCCGGGAACTGGGTGTGCTTCTGCCGCACCACGATGCCGAGGTGCAGGGAGATGAGGGCGACGAGGACGGCCGGTACGAGCAGCACGTGGGTGACGAACATCCGCGGGATCATCGCGTCGGAGGGGAACTCGCCGCCCAGGGCCAGCGCGGCCAGCCAGGTCCCGACCAGGGGGATCGACTCCACCACCGAGGTGATGATCCGCAGGCCCAGTCCGGACAGGAGGTCGTCGGGCATGGAGTAGCCGGTGAAGCCGTTGGCCAGGGCGAGGGTCAGCATGGTGACGCCGATCAGCCAGTTGAGTTCGCGCGGCTTCCGGAACGCCCCGGTGAAGAAGATCCGGGCCAGGTGCAGCACGATCGCGGCGACGAAGATCAGCGAGGCCCAGTGGTGGGTCTGCCGGATCAGCAGACCGGCGCGGACGTCCCAGCTCAGCCGCACCACCGAGGCGTACGCGGCGGAGGTGGTGCTGCCGTCCAGTGGGGCGTACGACCCGTGGTAGACCCGGTCGGCGGAGCTGGCGTCGAAGAAGAAGGTGAGGTAGACGCCGGTGAGGATCAGCGCCACGAACGAGTAGAGCGCCAGCTCGCCGAGCATGAACGCCCAGTGGTCGGGGAAGACCTTCGCCAGCGCCCGGCGGGTGATCGGCGAGAGCCGGAGCCGGTCGTCCAGCGCGCGGGCCAGCCGATTCATGATCATGGCCGGCTCCAGAAGCCGGCGCCGGGCGGCGCGGTGAAGTCGCCGGTGGCCCGGAGGAAGCCGTCCGGGCCGACCTCGATCGGCAGTCCCGGCAGCGGCCGCGCCGCGGGACCGGCGACCGCCCGGGCCCCGGCCAGCAGGTCGAATGACGACTGGTGGCAGGGGCAGAGGACCCGGCCGGTGCCCTTGAGGTAGAGCCGCACCGGGCAGCCGGCGTGGGTGCAGAGCGTCGACCAGACGGCTAGGCCGCCCAGGTGGCCTCCGGCGGGCGGGCGGGAGAAGCGCTCCGGGTCGAGGCGGACCGCGAACGCGGGGGCGTCGCCGGCGTCGGGGTCTCCCTCGGGGAAGACCGCGACCATGGTCTCGGCGGGCACGTCGTCCGGCCGCAAGGGCTGTCCCGTGTCGTCGACCAGCCGTACGCCGGGCCCCCACGGCGTGTCCTTCAGGGCCCGGAGCGGGCGGCCCCGGTCCCAGGGGAGCAGGGAGCGCAGCGGGAACAGCGCGGCGACGCCCAGGGCGGTCAGCGCGAACCCGAGTGCCGCGAGCAGGCCGTACCGGCGCGTCGGGCTGTCCGGCGCGGCGAACTCCGCCGCGGTCATCGCCTGCTCGGCCGGGGTCGGGGGGAAGCCCTCGTGCTCCTCGACGTAACCGCCGACCGGAACCAGCCGCCGGGCCCAGACCGCGAGCCCCAGCGCCAGACCGGCGAAGGCGACCGCCAGGCACACCCCCTCCCACCGGGTGTCGCCGCCCAGCCCGTAGGTCACCGCGAAGCCGACCGCCCCGGCGGCGCTCAGCAGAAACGCGCCGACGATGCGGCGGCTCGCGGACTCCTCG is part of the Micromonospora halotolerans genome and encodes:
- a CDS encoding helix-turn-helix transcriptional regulator, which translates into the protein MYGRELRGLLPPFLLLLILERPGHGYDLIDRLSAMGMPDVEPGQVYRVLRGLERDRSLISVWETAGAGPARRRYELTAEGRQALRSWTVRLAQLDQVIGACLRRTAGAFAGTRVGPADRYARSGR
- the qcrB gene encoding cytochrome bc1 complex cytochrome b subunit; this translates as MIMNRLARALDDRLRLSPITRRALAKVFPDHWAFMLGELALYSFVALILTGVYLTFFFDASSADRVYHGSYAPLDGSTTSAAYASVVRLSWDVRAGLLIRQTHHWASLIFVAAIVLHLARIFFTGAFRKPRELNWLIGVTMLTLALANGFTGYSMPDDLLSGLGLRIITSVVESIPLVGTWLAALALGGEFPSDAMIPRMFVTHVLLVPAVLVALISLHLGIVVRQKHTQFPGPGRTEHNVVGSRLWPSYTLRSLALFAWVLAVLFALGGLAQINPVWLYGPFEPAQSTSPAQPDWYVAWGDGALRLFPPWEFRIGGYLVPAPFFPGVVLGGLAFLALYVWPFAERLGTRDRRPHHLLDRPRDHPVRIGVGVAALTFFAVLVVAAGDDVLARLLGVPVYDLLYLFRVLVLALPILTGAVAFLTARALRGGDATSLGDLTRADLRRAGRPSHRPSVRDDEPEIPAPDRPGERIELWPEGEVWRWRYRDEARRLVLTVNRVAVSEEEAVEAARLAYPGVDRVVVPGPPPPRPPGPVRAALRRWGRAAAAGSLLVAALVERRRDRRRQREGDEADPVEKVDAAPRGGEPT
- a CDS encoding ubiquinol-cytochrome c reductase iron-sulfur subunit: MRRPVPSPAEESASRRIVGAFLLSAAGAVGFAVTYGLGGDTRWEGVCLAVAFAGLALGLAVWARRLVPVGGYVEEHEGFPPTPAEQAMTAAEFAAPDSPTRRYGLLAALGFALTALGVAALFPLRSLLPWDRGRPLRALKDTPWGPGVRLVDDTGQPLRPDDVPAETMVAVFPEGDPDAGDAPAFAVRLDPERFSRPPAGGHLGGLAVWSTLCTHAGCPVRLYLKGTGRVLCPCHQSSFDLLAGARAVAGPAARPLPGLPIEVGPDGFLRATGDFTAPPGAGFWSRP